In the Sorghum bicolor cultivar BTx623 chromosome 4, Sorghum_bicolor_NCBIv3, whole genome shotgun sequence genome, CCGGCCAGAATTAGATTTTAGGCGCATCCAAACAGAGGCGGAGCCCAGTGGAGGTGAAACTGGGCTCCCGCCCCGCTTGGCCCAAGTAAATTTCATAAAGCCTAGTAGTATTTTCTTTGGCCCAAGTAAATTTTCTAGCTTTTGTTGTCTACTGCACAAGCCAGGCAAGCCCATTTAGGCACTCAGATATGCAGGATAGGAAGCTGGGGCTGGGGCAcgaccttttttctttttcttctaaaAAAAGGAACAAAGGCACGGAGTTGCGTCACCGTGTATTGCATCTTCGGCTCTTCGCCTCCGACAGTCCGGCCCTTCCGCTGCACTGTATCAAGTGGCGTACTCTGTATTCCTACAACAGTTCACTTGTTCTTGTTTTTaaaatcccccccccccccccccctataaTTGGGTTCACCCTCCGCCACTGCATCCAAACATagtgattttatagaaatgagtATGACGACGATTCTAGATATATATTCAATCTTGTGATATCACAACTGAACCTAAGAATCTATTCCAACAACATAGAGATTATGTTTAAACTCTTCTACTTAATCTAATGATACGTaaatattcgagaaaaaaaacagAGATAAAAGTCCACTAGTCCATATATGTTTGTCGTCTTGTCGACTGACctatataaaagatatatagGAGAGAAAaaaggttgctcctttatacATTGATCAAAGCACATGATTGCAAAGTTTCATTTTTGCCACATTGAAGAATCATTTGTAGATATGTAAAGTTTCATCATTTTAGGTTTCATGTAGAAATTTTTGAGTGGATTACACCCGTTTCAATATTAATTTGTTGCATGTTTTATTTGCTTCAGATACGCATCGGCAATGTATGTTGCCAAGGTCAGAGGCGGAGccagggggctagcaggggccaTGGCGCACCCCCCGCACAGTAGATTTATAAATTTATAGCAAAAAATGTATCAATTTCAcatattatttattaaaatattatgattttaattataaatagtgtaatttttttgaaaagttaTTGAAACATACaattatgtatattttatcataCTAAAAATACGATCTTGCCCCCTCTCCCCCGCTAATCAAAATCGCTGGCTCCGCCTCTGGCCAAGGCGTAATCCAAATTACGCATTTAACCCAACTCGCTCGATATTACGATGGGTAGCCCCTCTGTCATTTTAATCATGTAGTTTGATGATAGGAGATAAAACTAAATGGATGGTGTAGACGTTTGTTGTGTATTCTTTTTGAAAATAGTTAAAATTAGAGaaatttagggggtgtttatgACTACTCTGCTTCATGTTTTTagctccgctccacgtttttttGGCTGCTCTATGTTTTTTTagctccgctccacgttttttagccaaacggtttcagttCCATacactcagttcgagaaaaaatgtggagttgtgagagcacctaaagagttaCTTTATAAACTTCAGTTTTTTATGGAGCTGCTCCATAACGGAGTGTTTATGAAGCACCCTCTTAACTTATGATAAAACCAAAGTGAACTATATGCTAAAAACCAAAGTGGAGCGGAGGAACCGAGAACCGAGGAGGTATACTGCTTTACATGTATGAACACTTTGCAGCAACGATCAACACTACTTCATTGTTCTCTCATTAGTGACGTTTGATTCGATTGGTATATATGGTGTGTATACACCTGGATATCGATAGATTATGCAAGGGCCCACGCCCAGAGATATAGAGTTCTGGGACCGGATGAGCGATCCATCATCCACAATGGCTTGTCTGTCACGAGCGAGTTTGATGGACGCTAGCTTGTgtgcttgcatgcatgcatatccaACAAGCAGTGGCGGATCCAGAAATGGACTGAGAGGGGGGCTAAATGACATAggctaaattttttttttgctcgtTAGACCTAGTACACTAATAGATATAGCTAAAATTGATAATTTTTAAAGTGCTCAAAGTAAAAATACACAATAAgcatagaaaaatatcaaataCAAAAAGTTTTTTATCTTCAGGAATTCACTAAAcgaatttttagaactaaaaatgtatttttgttgaaaaatatgaatttttagaactaaaaatgtatttttgttaacaaaaatatgaatttttagtataaaaaatatttttgttaacAAAATTTCTTGcccaagggggggggggggctgcaGCCCCCCAGCCCCCCCTTGAATCCGCCAATGCCAACAAGGACACATTCTATTGgatcgatatatatatatgatgataTAAAGATTTAATtcctagagttgtcttaagttattttttttatttttaactgaATTTCTAAGAAAATGTTAAATTTTATTATATTAAATttagatttattatagaatatattttcatagagtacttattttatgtcataTATATTGATATTCTTATTTATAAAgttagttaaacttaaaaaattGACTAATACGAATTCTAAAAATTAAAGCTTTCAGAGACCGGCAGCATCGCACGTCAACCCAATCATACATGCGCTGATCCATCATCAGCTGCTTAATTTTGAGATTTGGGATTGTgatccatgcatgcatccatCGTCTATCTACTCAATTAATTCCCTTCTTACTAGAACCCAAGCGGTCGTGATCAATTAATCAACCAAACCAATCGTGATGCATGATCAAACTCGTGATTGCGTCCAGGAGTACGTTCCATCACTTGCGGCTGTGAGCGTGCGCACGTGTCGCCGTCCTCGTCCACGTGCGCCCTCCAATCAAGTTCCGAGTGCGAATATATGCTAATCTAGGTGGTCATCTGTCAACACGTGTAGAGACGGCCATTGTCAACCTCTCCTCTTTTGTCCTGCTCGCTGGCTTAACCCTTGTCGATCTCTTTTGTAGTACTACGTAACTGTGAAGCTTAAACCCATATTCTGGCACTATAATTCCACTTCGAGGTGTATTACGTTCAAAAAGAAATTCTACTTAGAGGTGTGCAGGTTTTGCAAGGAATTCATCACATTGTCCCTCAATCATACAGTAAAAAAAATGTACACACATGCCTCCCATATATAGAAAGCACTATATCTATATTATTAGTAACAAATGCATGCACAAAGTCTCCTGTGCATGACCATTGCTTTTAGCTATAttgtctctatatatatatgggaacgtatctagtgcaaactcatcttctgtgcaaactgtgcaaactctaatctggaccaTAGGATGTTGAACCAACTAGTCACAAAGCATAACGGTGTAGGTATGcatgcgcgcgcgcacacacacacacacatcaatTTAAGATACTTCAAATCTTCGAACgtgattttttttcaaaagagaCCATACTTTTTAATATCTTACGAAAATGCCACTGCAGTACtatataaaataagtataacAATATACTTCAAGTATACTTGCATACTTGATATACATACTACCATAGATGatttagtatgatcatatactacgTCTACATATACTTCGTTGGACCATATATGTCGTAAATCTAGAGATACACATATGGAGTAACTACTCCTAGGGAGTAGgaaaaatttatatatatatatatatatatatatatatatatatatatatatatatatatagacacacacacacacgcataCACAGTCATCGGTGTCATTCTTCTTAGGTGACAAATGTCGATAGTTTGATGTGTATAAATAGCGGTTAGTCGTACAATTATTTATTAATAAGCCCGATCGCCTCCACACATACATTGTATATTCTATTATTACTCGAGCTGAGATCAGGCTCAGATTTCAAAACGAAGACAGTTTCTTCtaatcttctttttcttctttacaATAAGCGAACCAGATCGAGCTAGAAAACTTCGCGTTCCAAACGTGTCGTGTTTTTCAAGGCATTGCGATATTAATCATCTTTCTTCAGTTTTCATCCATTCTTTTTCGTCGACTCAATTCGCTGCAAATTAAATGATCTTTCGAGACGCTGGCTTGCCACCTGATTAGTTCAGCAGCACGAGTAATCAACACTTGACAGCTTCTTCTGGccggtgacacccaaaaaaaaatGTTTCGTTGCATGACACACACGAACTAGCCAGCTCAATTAATGCTTTACGTCGCCATTTACGTTTCTTCTCCCAACAAGATTGTTAGATTGCCTATAGCAGGTCAATGTCACAGCTCATGATGGATGTCTCAACAACAAAATTAGTATACGCCACTGGCACACAATTGGCAAAGCTAGATTTACCATGCCCGGCCGGATGAAATACTTTTCTGCAAACCTTATCATAAGGTACAGCGACAAGCTCCGCAGAGTCAATTACGCAACCACAGAAAATCTAGGGATCTGCTGGCCTAGATGGAACACACATGTCCATTTACATCATCGTGACATCGATTTGTCGGGTCTACTTTTCTTCATCTACATTTTACAACGTGTATATGCCTATCTTTTTAATTATACAAGCTTACACTACTACATATGCATCCATCTctaagagcaagtttaataatacagcccacccatacaacagttacctattcactattaatacatagcccacttatctctctcacaaagtttcttggttctTGTGTCTAAGTTGACTGTAAGCTTACAgtctgcttctcctctctcttctcccttctctcctccacatcagcatttagccagcttacagcccaccATAATACTTGCTTTATAATCATTTTGATCATGGTTGAACAGAAGTAACTACTACTCCGTACTATGTATTTACAGTACAAGCAGTCTACATTTACGCACACCGAGATATATAGATCAGAGCTTTATTTTGGGCATCATATCAGGAGGTCGCCGACGGCTGGCGGCGGAGCAGTGGGTGGATGGTGAAGGGTCCGAAGTGAGGCCTGGCGAACAAGGTGGTGGACACCGCCGATGGTGGTGTCACTACTGCTGATGGTGCGCTGATAGCAGTGTAGTGAGCTGTGCCCTTGTTTTTATCACATGAGGGACACACTCGGGCTGTGCTGAACCCTGATGCAGGCAGATGATGGCCGTAAAACGTGTAGGCAGCGGTGTTGGAAATACGCTGGGCACGCAGCTCTGCTACCTCCCTCTGGAGCCTTCGGTTCTCCTGTGCTAGGTTCTCGCAGCAACGCTTCAAGTACTCACAGTCCACCTCCGTTTGCTTTAGCTTAGTTCTGCAATGTTAGATTCGATGATATGATGGCATGTTAATAAGTTAGATAAGAGCCCAGGGGTGCAGCGCAGTCGTAGCAGACTACCAGCAGCTTAATTTTAGGAATGATGACTGATTTTGATGCCATCTGAGAGATAAAAGGTGGGTGACATAATATTACCTCGCTCTTCTGTTCTGAAACCAGACCTCCACCTGGCGCGGTCGAAGGCTAAGCCGGTTCGCCAAATCACTCTTCTGTTTCTGTGACAAAATAACAGTAAACAAATATTTGATCAGAACTCAGTGAAAAAACGAAGCTtattatttaggccttgtttagttcaccccaaaaaccaaaaagttttcaagattctctgtcacatcgaatctttcatcacatgcatgaagcactaaatgtagataaaaacaaaaactaattgcacagtttaactgtaaatcgcgagacaaatcttttgatcctagttaatccataattggacaatattttccacaaacaaacgaaagtgctaccgtagcgaaatccaaaatcttttcacatctaaacaaggccttacttacAGTGTAACAGAGTGCTAGTGCTAAAAGCCGTAGAAGTAACCAACCATCCCAGTCGCATATAGTGTGAAGCAATAATCTTTCTAGCCGATAATGGTTTTACAAGTTGATCCCCGAAAATGAAATTAAATTGAGAAAATGTTCCATTTTGTTAGAATGATAAACCATTTTCCCAATAAACAAACCCACTCAGATTGTTTCATGCATACATTCTTTGCCTGGCTGCCtccatattatatatataataagctCATACCACATGCAAGAGTGCATGCAGCATGCCCTTGATTCTTAGAAAACTTCCCATCAAGGACTATTGTATATTAACTGAGTTTTCCGAGGGCAATATCTCTACTCTGCAAAAAGAATTGATTACTGTTTCTTGGTGATCATAAGACAGTCATCCAGCAATCACAAAACAATCTGTACCACACAGGCAAATCTACCAATCTTTCTAGTCTAGAAAATAACAAAAACAAACAAATCATCCTGTTGTATGTATTATATTAATTACTTTCTCATTATGCTGCATCACCTTAAGTCCTTTTTAGTTTGTCGCTTTAGATTACACATCATCGTTTACAACTTTTTGTAGAAATCTTAACCTGTCAAGGACATCTTACAAGCATAGGGCACGTAATATGTTCCACAGATACAGGGAAATATAGTAAACGCAACAGGATAGACACATACTGGGGAAAGTGTGCTGTGTGCCTTAAAGATATCCTCCAGGAACGCAGACTGCTCCATGGACAGCCTCAGCTTCTTCCTCGTTCCCCCGCCAACCCCACTAATCTCCGCATCCTCTGCAGCTTCCTGATCAGCTGTCTGCCGAACAGGAACCTCCAAAGCCAAGGACGAAGTTGACAAAGATCTTCCTTGTGCTGTGTCTCCATCCACCAGAACAGTGTTCACATCAGATCCTCGTCCGCACACCTCTGAATACACGGTCCCTATACAGAGGACTTGTTACCATCCAAGAACTTGCAAGCCGTGAAGCCCATATGTGCTTGACCACAACATATCTTATAGCCTTATAGGTATCTAACTACTTGGAAGTTAGAACCAATGAAACTAACATCCAGTTTGCACATATAATTTGTTCTGTACCTATTTCTGTCGAGGCAGGCAGCAAAGGGCAGACGAGGCTCAGCTCGACAGGTGACTCGTTGTATGAGCatgtttcttcttcttcctcctgcaCAGCTTCTGCTTGCACGACCGTCTTTTGATTGTCCTGTTCAGCTCTTTTGGCAGTCCCTACTCCTAGCTCTAGCACAAGCTCATGGCCTTCTCCTTCACCTGCGTGTATAGGAGTCAGTGCAGGCATGAAAGTGCTCTTTGCTGGAGCTCGAGAATCCCCCAGACTAAGCTCAAGCTCCATGTCAAGAATAGAGGAAGGATAAGAGTAATGGGCTAAAGAGAAAGAATCAGGCAATATATATAGTACTGTATGgtaatcaactaatcatagagttGACCAAAGGACACAGTAccaagcaggtaaagaataaaaTAAAAGATTTGATTACTGCAATGCTTTGTAAGGGTGCAATCTGGCTAATCATTATCAACACTAAACTTTTATGACCACCTTGTCATTTGTTTAAGGTTCTATAAGGTTGTTTGAACAGAGGATTTCCACGTGTACTTTCTATATACAAGTTGTTGAATAGAAATTCTCCCTCAGAGGTCAACTAAGTTGAGCATGCTAATGATATAGAGCCAGAAATAATATAGATGTAAAAGCATCAACATTAACTCTCAAGGTTTTCTTACTACTATTTGCATCTCTTGCCGACATAGCAGGACATTTAATCCTTTTTGTACATTAGGCAACTAGCCTTTTCCTAGTCATATGGCCCTTGATATTTAATCTATAAAAAAATGTTAACATTTCTGATAAGCAGCAAAGAACAATGTCAATTGATAAAATGTTtctagaaagaaaaggaaatcAGATAAGATAGTAACAATTATTTGGGCAACTTCTCCTCTAAGCGAAGAGGCATCACAGAAAGTCGAATATGCTTTTGTCACTGAGGTTTTAAATCTTAAATTATTATTAGACTTTACAAATGATAACACACAGTATTTTAATTAGAAGTGCACAGTTGAAAAATTGCACAGAAGTGCACTGAGCTGGGAGACTCTATATACTTTACATATTAAGTTTCCCGTGAGGCATGATATAACATCTGGACTAGAAACACCTTGAAACCTTTTTTTATGGCTAAACATAAAAAGTTTAAAGGTAGATCTCACTAAATATGACAATGAAACTAAGCTAGAAGGCATTCGTTTACTGCATAAGTGATTAATGGCATGCACGAGGATTACAATAAAACTGAATCCAGTAGGGCCAAGGTGCACTTTTCAGGACAGCCTGTTTTTTCTTCTTGTTTCATATATGTATCCAGTAAGGGCAACCCTCTCCTGTTTCCTCAAAACAAGAAAACTGAATCTATCAGTAGTGACAACCCAAGATTCTGCAATTCGGATTATGTATGTTGCAGGCACTTTTGACTATTCCTACAGCAATCAGCACATATGCACCTATGTGCTCCAATCATCGTGTTATTAGTATTAGGATATTAGAGACAAGGACTGTCTCCCTTGTACAAGCAAAAGGGGAAACTGAGCAAGACTTGCTCTCGCAGGCTGGGTACCCAAACAAATATGTACGTTGCTTTCAGTAAAAATTTCAGCAGCACCTTCCATTGACAATTAGAACTAGTACATGTGTACAATACTATTTCACTATATACTTTGCCTATATAATACAACAAATAGTTGATTGGGGAGACATAGGCCATAAATAAAAGTAACCAATTAACTTTTGACAACCTACATACCTGAAATTTAATAGGCAGAAAAGTTAGTGAATTAAGGTCATCAGGGATCTCCTGAGGCTACTCCCACTGCATTGTATGATGTTGCTCTCATCAAAGCAGCAATTTCATATAGACATATAAATGCAGACAAATAAAACAAATCCATTGCATAGTATATTGGTGTTACTTAGGAACGCTAAATCTGTTAATTGATGCATGTGTTGTGTATATATCACAATAGATCCAAACCaacatggtttcttagccttgaATATTGAGCCCAAATTGTATTTCCATGAAGATACatctttcttctctctcttccttAACTCTATGCTATGTCACAAAAACACTCATTTAATGCATATTATACAGTGCACTGGGAGAGCCTAACATGTAAAAGAAACAAGATAGTTTAGTTAAGGGCACAGTTAAACTCAACATACAGGATGAAAAGACAAACATTTGGTTCTTCTCCCAGATGATTAAGATATATTTCACCAATAAAGAAATAAGACACCAATCGTAAGACCTGCTAACTTATTTCGATTATTTTTTGAAACAATATCTATCATCTATGACTTGTTAATCAAAAGCTCCTTTTCAAGAGACTGGATGGAAATGTCAACAGAGTTAATATTAAACATTGGAATAtcaacttttttttaaaaaaaaaaaataaacgccTCTAGTTTGatggatttttttttgacaTTTATATTAAACGTTGCACGAATAAAATTCTGAAAAACTTCTATTGTTGAATTTTATAGGATATGGCTGCATTGAACTTAAGTTCCAAAAGTATTACTCAAATGTAATCAGAGACCAAAAAACAGCTACAGATTATTGTATAACTTGCTTTCATGACACATCATTGTGAGACAGAAACCTTCAGCATTCATACTATGAAATCGATCACTcatgcaaaagaagagacgcaTTCAGTTTTCTATATGCTTCTTAGCGTTTACTTTTTGTTCAACCAATTATTACGAGAAACTTGTTTACTAagtcatttttcttttttttttatgttcGAGCAATAGCTTTTTCTTCGCCATTTCTAAGTGTAATGTTCTCAGTACTGTGTATGGAGGTAAAGACTTGATGAATGGGTTAGAAACTATGCTCAAGGTTTGAACGCATATTGAATGTCATGGCATTCCAAACTGACCACAGCGCCGAAAGACAATGAGGTAACAGAAATATGTTAAAATCACACACATGTGAATATAGTGCAGCTCTACAAATTGCCTGACTGTCCATAAGGCTAACTAGCTAAGGTAGATAGGACAATGCAAGTAAGGAAGCTTAATCAGTGTGTCACAATCAGATAGGGTGATGCCACAGAAAGATTCCACAACAGCTTTTACTTTAATGAGCAGTGATTGGGGTAAAGAACAGAAATTCCATGTTCTTAGTAATTTCTCTCATTCAGTGAACATCAGCAAAGGAGCAAAAAGTACAGGGACTTACAGTGATCACATATCAACCTCTCAAATAACAGATTTCCATTTATTATTTCTCAACCACAGTAAATAAGAGAGGGAGATAAATTGCACAGAAGTCTAGAGGAAAAAGAATCCTGAATTCTTAGTCACAAATCATTTAACTGTAAGTGGGTAGGGATGATGCAGCTAGCCTTGTAGGCCTAATAGATTGAGAGTTTTCGAATTTCAGACAGATGTAATGGCACCTATATTTTTCAACAAACTCTAGATGCATATCGTTCAATTGACAGAAACTCAGACATTTCGTTgatgacttttttttttctaacccAGGTGCTATTCTTCCCTCAAGGAGGGTTTCAAAGTGTTTGGTGGGAGTGGgactcaagttttacctttcTAAGAAATGAGTGATGCATCAACTCCATTTTATATGCTGTAACAAAAACAGCTGTCAAATATTAGTGCCATGACACCTTTACAAACTAAGAAGATATGCACATAAATCATATTCATCTAGTACCATTCATTTAGACGTGGAATTGTAAGAAGGTATATCCCCTTATTCAGTAAGTGCAAGTTGGTATGCATATGATGCTTTGACACAGGGACATTCAACCAATAATGGAAGAAAGACGGTTTCATTAGCGACATACCTCAGACCTGTTGGAAGCTTACTTGCATTGCCTATCTTCTTCAAAATCAATCCTAAGTCAACAAAGTACTAGCGGGCTAGCGGCCGCCATAACTGGTTAATGAGCAAACATATCATTGATCCTCTAATGA is a window encoding:
- the LOC8068920 gene encoding homeobox-leucine zipper protein HOX7 isoform X2, translating into MELELSLGDSRAPAKSTFMPALTPIHAGEGEGHELVLELGVGTAKRAEQDNQKTVVQAEAVQEEEEETCSYNESPVELSLVCPLLPASTEIEVCGRGSDVNTVLVDGDTAQGRSLSTSSLALEVPVRQTADQEAAEDAEISGVGGGTRKKLRLSMEQSAFLEDIFKAHSTLSPKQKSDLANRLSLRPRQVEVWFQNRRARTKLKQTEVDCEYLKRCCENLAQENRRLQREVAELRAQRISNTAAYTFYGHHLPASGFSTARVCPSCDKNKGTAHYTAISAPSAVVTPPSAVSTTLFARPHFGPFTIHPLLRRQPSATS
- the LOC8068920 gene encoding homeobox-leucine zipper protein HOX7 isoform X1, translated to MELELSLGDSRAPAKSTFMPALTPIHAGEGEGHELVLELGVGTAKRAEQDNQKTVVQAEAVQEEEEETCSYNESPVELSLVCPLLPASTEIGTVYSEVCGRGSDVNTVLVDGDTAQGRSLSTSSLALEVPVRQTADQEAAEDAEISGVGGGTRKKLRLSMEQSAFLEDIFKAHSTLSPKQKSDLANRLSLRPRQVEVWFQNRRARTKLKQTEVDCEYLKRCCENLAQENRRLQREVAELRAQRISNTAAYTFYGHHLPASGFSTARVCPSCDKNKGTAHYTAISAPSAVVTPPSAVSTTLFARPHFGPFTIHPLLRRQPSATS